In Fodinibius saliphilus, a genomic segment contains:
- a CDS encoding calcium/sodium antiporter, which translates to MTFILFIVGLAFLILGAEVLVRGASKIATALGISPLIIGLTVVAFGTSSPELAISINGVLSGQADISLGNVIGSNIFNILFILGISALITPLYVTKQLIRFDVPLMIGLSVVLFLVSLDQTINFFDGLLLVIGLLFYLIVLAVLSFKKGSTENRSDRNSLEDQTTQEELNWFKNIILVAGGLALLVLGSQWFVNGAVSIASYLGFSELIIGLTIVAAGTSMPEVVTSIIAAIRGERDIAVGNVVGSNIFNILSVIGISTILAPSGIPVSEPIIGYDIPLMIVVAIACLPIFFTGGTINRWEGALFLSYYIAYTLYLAFNATQHDLLPIFNYIMLYFVIPLTVITIIVVVFQEMVGKSKTPPNQAH; encoded by the coding sequence ATGACTTTTATACTGTTTATAGTTGGTTTAGCTTTTCTCATTCTAGGGGCGGAAGTACTGGTGCGCGGGGCATCGAAGATAGCTACTGCCCTAGGTATTTCCCCGCTTATTATCGGTTTAACAGTAGTGGCATTCGGAACAAGTTCACCAGAATTGGCAATCAGTATCAATGGGGTTTTGTCAGGGCAGGCCGATATCTCATTAGGTAATGTAATCGGAAGCAACATATTTAATATCCTCTTTATTTTAGGCATTTCAGCGCTAATTACCCCACTCTACGTTACTAAACAGTTGATCCGTTTTGATGTGCCGCTTATGATCGGCCTATCGGTAGTATTATTTCTTGTTAGTTTAGATCAAACTATCAATTTTTTTGACGGCCTGTTATTGGTCATCGGCTTGCTATTTTATTTAATTGTTTTAGCAGTTTTAAGTTTTAAAAAAGGTTCTACAGAAAATAGATCCGATCGAAACTCTCTAGAGGATCAAACTACCCAAGAAGAACTTAACTGGTTTAAAAATATAATTCTTGTAGCTGGAGGCCTGGCTTTATTGGTTTTAGGATCTCAATGGTTTGTCAACGGTGCAGTTAGTATCGCCAGCTATCTTGGCTTCAGTGAATTGATAATTGGCCTTACTATTGTTGCTGCAGGTACTTCAATGCCTGAAGTAGTAACATCGATTATTGCAGCTATTCGAGGAGAGCGTGATATTGCCGTTGGAAACGTAGTAGGTAGTAATATTTTTAACATATTGAGTGTTATTGGGATATCTACTATTCTAGCCCCTTCAGGTATCCCAGTTTCAGAACCAATAATTGGGTATGATATCCCACTTATGATAGTGGTTGCAATAGCTTGTCTGCCTATATTCTTCACGGGTGGTACAATCAATAGATGGGAAGGAGCATTATTTTTGAGTTACTACATTGCTTACACCTTATATCTTGCATTTAATGCAACTCAACATGACCTGCTCCCGATTTTTAATTATATAATGTTATATTTTGTAATTCCTTTAACAGTAATAACGATCATCGTAGTGGTGTTTCAGGAAATGGTTGGAAAGAGTAAAACGCCACCTAACCAAGCGCATTAA
- a CDS encoding ion transporter — protein MDNTNETSFRHRLHEIIFEADTAAGKGFDVILIVSIIASVLVVMLDSVASFRMAYGDWFYRIEWFFTLLFTAEYILRIISVKKAKGYIFSFYGMVDLLSILPTYISILIPGSQYFLVIRILRVLRVFRVLKFTQYLIEVNQLRKALASSRRKITVFIFTVITITVLVGSLMYVIEGAENGFTSIPKGMYWAIVTLTTVGYGDISPQTNLGQLLSAMIMIFGYGIIAVPTGIVTVELSRAQPEGATTEVCRYCSKEGHDADADYCKYCGGKLNP, from the coding sequence ATGGATAATACGAATGAAACTAGCTTTCGGCATCGATTACACGAAATTATCTTTGAGGCCGATACCGCCGCCGGCAAAGGGTTTGATGTCATATTGATCGTAAGCATTATTGCCAGCGTGCTGGTGGTGATGCTGGATAGTGTGGCTTCTTTTCGGATGGCTTACGGGGATTGGTTTTATCGTATTGAATGGTTTTTTACGCTTCTATTTACCGCCGAATACATTTTGCGAATTATATCGGTAAAAAAGGCCAAGGGCTATATCTTTAGTTTCTATGGTATGGTAGACCTGCTGTCTATTCTTCCCACGTACATCAGTATTTTAATTCCCGGCAGCCAGTATTTTTTAGTGATTCGTATTTTACGTGTGCTCAGAGTATTCCGGGTACTCAAATTTACCCAGTACCTTATTGAGGTTAACCAACTACGTAAAGCATTGGCTTCATCTCGTCGAAAAATAACGGTATTTATTTTTACGGTAATAACGATAACGGTTCTTGTCGGTTCTTTGATGTACGTTATCGAAGGTGCTGAAAATGGGTTTACTAGTATTCCCAAAGGTATGTACTGGGCAATTGTGACGTTGACAACAGTCGGTTATGGGGATATCTCTCCACAAACTAACTTGGGGCAGTTGCTTTCAGCTATGATTATGATATTTGGATATGGTATTATAGCGGTTCCAACAGGTATAGTAACGGTTGAGTTGAGCAGGGCACAACCGGAGGGAGCTACGACAGAGGTATGTCGCTATTGTTCAAAAGAGGGACATGATGCCGATGCCGACTATTGTAAATATTGTGGCGGGAAACTGAATCCGTAG
- a CDS encoding ribonuclease H-like domain-containing protein: MSRKYLAFDIETAKILPEDFDDLHAHRPLGISCAATWCADEDQPEVFFSSSSNRSHAPKMSPQDLFAFIKHLEAKVDEGYTIVTHNGLGFDFDILGEESGQWKSCRNLARNHVDMMYHFFCGKGFPIGLNAAAKAIGISKPADVDGSVAPQLWKDGEYKTVLDYVAQDCRLTLDVAEASEKNGQISWITRRGTKSSYPLPSGWLTVKEASELPLPDTSWMDNPWSRSKFTDWLEH, encoded by the coding sequence ATGAGTCGAAAATACCTCGCATTTGATATTGAAACAGCAAAAATACTTCCCGAAGACTTTGATGATCTTCATGCTCACCGTCCACTGGGGATAAGCTGTGCCGCTACTTGGTGTGCTGATGAAGATCAGCCCGAAGTATTTTTTTCATCATCTTCTAATAGATCCCACGCTCCAAAAATGTCTCCCCAAGATCTGTTTGCTTTCATCAAACACTTGGAAGCAAAGGTGGACGAGGGGTATACGATTGTTACTCATAACGGACTTGGCTTTGATTTTGATATCCTTGGCGAGGAATCAGGGCAATGGAAAAGCTGTCGGAACTTAGCTCGCAACCACGTGGATATGATGTACCATTTCTTCTGTGGCAAGGGGTTCCCTATAGGACTTAACGCAGCTGCAAAGGCTATTGGCATCAGTAAACCGGCAGATGTGGATGGTTCAGTAGCCCCACAACTCTGGAAAGATGGAGAATATAAAACAGTACTGGACTATGTTGCACAAGATTGTCGCCTTACACTAGATGTAGCTGAAGCTAGTGAAAAGAATGGACAGATCAGCTGGATTACCCGGCGAGGTACCAAATCTTCCTATCCCCTGCCTTCGGGTTGGCTGACTGTAAAGGAGGCATCTGAACTTCCCCTACCCGATACCTCTTGGATGGATAATCCTTGGTCTCGATCAAAATTTACCGACTGGCTTGAACATTAA
- a CDS encoding amidohydrolase family protein, with the protein MYLIIILSLLFGYQPQTTHSDSSSTIAYVNGQIWNGENFIERPLFIRDGKFIEEPSHIDSTVNLSGKYILPPFGDAHTHNLGVGGISKQIAKNKYIKNGVFYAADLTNPYSEITQIRGWFKRDATLDVAFANGGITSTGSHPTGAMERIFTDKEKITLGNLELENDAYWFFDTKDDIENKWSKFLAQKPDVVKVYLTYVSKGLKKDECYGLCPDVLKAIVDSAHSNGTEVFAHVNTASDVNFALDAKVDVLAHLPSGNDGIGVEQQEFWLDDKTIAKAGKQNITVIPTASKLIEGADPDTLKEEIARQQKQLRDLHKAGAQIALGADEWRKTVLFEAIYIQKYEIFNNIELLNILSTTTPKTIFPDRKIGHLSKGYEGSFIALNCNPVEKFECVKAISQGVKEGNMVIK; encoded by the coding sequence ATGTATTTAATTATTATACTTTCTTTGCTTTTTGGCTACCAACCTCAAACTACTCATTCTGATTCATCAAGTACCATCGCCTACGTTAATGGCCAGATTTGGAACGGAGAAAACTTTATAGAACGGCCCCTCTTTATTCGTGATGGGAAATTTATAGAAGAGCCTTCCCACATAGATTCTACGGTTAATTTAAGTGGAAAATATATCTTACCTCCTTTTGGAGATGCACATACTCATAACTTAGGTGTGGGCGGAATATCTAAGCAGATCGCAAAAAATAAATATATAAAGAATGGGGTATTTTATGCTGCAGATTTAACAAATCCTTATTCAGAAATCACCCAGATTCGGGGTTGGTTCAAGAGAGATGCAACTTTAGATGTCGCTTTTGCCAATGGCGGAATCACTTCTACCGGATCGCATCCAACGGGGGCTATGGAACGGATTTTTACCGATAAAGAAAAGATAACACTGGGTAATTTGGAGTTGGAAAATGATGCTTATTGGTTTTTTGACACGAAGGATGACATTGAAAATAAATGGTCAAAATTCTTAGCACAAAAACCTGATGTTGTAAAAGTATACCTTACATACGTTTCTAAAGGCTTAAAAAAGGATGAATGTTATGGACTTTGTCCTGATGTTCTGAAAGCTATCGTGGATAGTGCTCATAGCAACGGCACGGAAGTTTTTGCTCATGTTAATACAGCATCTGATGTTAATTTCGCCCTCGATGCAAAGGTGGATGTTTTGGCTCATCTTCCCAGCGGCAATGATGGTATAGGTGTAGAGCAACAGGAATTCTGGCTGGACGACAAGACAATAGCAAAAGCGGGCAAACAGAATATTACTGTAATTCCAACCGCATCAAAACTTATTGAAGGTGCCGACCCCGACACCCTGAAAGAAGAAATTGCTCGTCAACAAAAACAATTGCGGGATTTACACAAAGCCGGAGCCCAAATTGCATTGGGAGCAGATGAATGGAGAAAAACTGTATTATTTGAAGCCATATATATTCAAAAATATGAGATATTCAATAATATAGAATTGCTAAATATATTATCTACAACAACACCCAAGACTATTTTTCCCGATCGAAAAATTGGTCATTTGAGCAAAGGATATGAAGGAAGTTTTATAGCTTTAAATTGTAATCCAGTTGAAAAGTTTGAATGTGTAAAAGCTATCTCTCAAGGAGTAAAAGAAGGAAATATGGTCATTAAATAA
- a CDS encoding DUF5694 domain-containing protein, which produces MKHFKKSLFFAGLLLWTILPITLKAQLGNVTQNAKEKPKLVILGTYHMATTTSNVINTDVDDVTTPERQREILELMDKLKKFKPTKIALECDYEVNDKAQKQYKDYLAGDFELTRNEVHQIGFRLGKELGHKKIYCIDWGIFPDDPLYNYETYSRQHPDLNQYLNELYKNNEEKATRAAERIASRSIVDNLIAINHPDSIEKDHQEYFKFLRIGKGDEYVGANYLSWWYSRNLKILMNIIRFTESSEDHILVVYGSGHNKLLNQLAKESAFYEVESPLKYLRD; this is translated from the coding sequence ATGAAACATTTCAAGAAATCACTCTTTTTTGCAGGTCTTTTACTATGGACGATTCTTCCAATCACTTTAAAAGCCCAACTTGGCAATGTCACCCAAAATGCAAAGGAAAAGCCAAAGCTTGTCATTTTGGGTACCTACCATATGGCAACAACAACCAGTAATGTCATTAATACAGATGTGGATGATGTAACTACTCCTGAAAGGCAACGGGAGATACTTGAACTGATGGACAAGCTAAAAAAATTCAAACCTACTAAAATAGCCCTGGAATGTGACTATGAAGTAAATGATAAAGCACAAAAACAATACAAGGATTATTTGGCAGGAGACTTTGAGTTGACAAGAAATGAAGTTCATCAAATTGGATTTCGGCTGGGAAAAGAATTAGGCCATAAAAAAATATACTGCATTGACTGGGGTATTTTCCCAGATGATCCCCTATACAATTATGAAACCTATTCAAGGCAGCACCCTGATTTGAATCAATATCTAAATGAACTGTATAAAAATAATGAAGAGAAAGCCACCAGAGCTGCAGAAAGAATAGCATCCCGCTCTATTGTTGATAACCTGATCGCCATCAATCATCCCGACAGTATTGAGAAGGATCATCAGGAGTATTTTAAATTCCTACGCATCGGGAAAGGGGATGAATATGTTGGTGCTAACTATTTATCGTGGTGGTACAGCCGAAATTTAAAGATTTTAATGAATATTATTCGATTCACCGAATCTTCCGAGGATCATATTTTGGTAGTTTATGGCTCAGGGCATAATAAACTGTTGAATCAATTGGCCAAGGAATCTGCTTTTTATGAAGTTGAAAGTCCATTAAAATATCTTAGAGATTAA
- a CDS encoding alpha/beta fold hydrolase, whose amino-acid sequence MQKKLNFSLDEVAVKKIMKYPGRPTLVFLHDSLGCIELWRDFPEKLAKQTKCNLIIYDRQGYGQSPPFSYSNRDKDYMELEADILHKLLRYWEVNDAILFGHSDGGSIALIAAAKYPKNIRGIITEGAHIFVEDITIEGIREAIKMYETTDLKSKLAKYHGDKTEQMFWAWAGTWTSEDFREWNIEKHLPSVTCPSLVIQGSNDEYGSLKQVRGIVDKTNGRSRKLVIPGAKHTPHRTKAELMLEETNRFVKSLAPI is encoded by the coding sequence ATGCAGAAAAAGCTTAACTTTTCACTTGATGAAGTTGCTGTAAAAAAGATCATGAAGTACCCGGGACGCCCTACCCTGGTATTTTTACATGACTCCCTTGGTTGTATTGAATTGTGGCGTGATTTTCCGGAAAAGCTAGCCAAACAGACAAAATGCAACCTGATCATATATGATCGGCAGGGGTATGGGCAATCGCCTCCCTTCTCCTATTCCAACCGTGATAAGGATTACATGGAACTAGAAGCAGATATTCTTCATAAGCTGTTGCGGTATTGGGAGGTAAATGATGCCATCCTTTTTGGCCACAGCGACGGTGGCTCTATTGCATTGATTGCCGCAGCAAAGTATCCCAAGAATATCAGGGGGATTATAACAGAGGGAGCCCATATTTTTGTGGAAGATATCACCATTGAAGGAATAAGAGAGGCAATAAAGATGTATGAAACAACTGATCTAAAGTCAAAACTTGCGAAGTATCATGGTGATAAAACGGAACAGATGTTTTGGGCATGGGCAGGCACCTGGACTTCAGAAGATTTCAGGGAGTGGAATATCGAAAAACACCTACCCTCTGTTACTTGTCCATCTCTTGTTATCCAGGGTAGCAATGATGAATATGGCAGTCTTAAACAAGTTCGGGGCATCGTTGATAAAACCAACGGAAGGTCAAGAAAACTGGTTATTCCTGGTGCCAAACATACTCCACACCGAACAAAGGCCGAATTAATGTTAGAAGAGACAAATCGATTTGTCAAATCACTGGCACCAATTTAG
- a CDS encoding c-type cytochrome: MKKAMKIVLIILSLIILIVGYFYWKGYQLKKGYEANEIQYTKKRLPADINFPKSIDSTLISRGKRLSNTLHCTYCHGDLLQGRETEERVSPNLTKVRHQYSNAELVKAIRYGINKDGALIGGDMPSAESYYHLNDTDIKAIVAYIRSLPNLSNENIPSTYGNKNGTSIFDLIRGGYANVFLGWEPNVDEFVYSSPRPAYPSDGIMRYGQYLSQTHCARCHGENLSGENGYWETADLAVGAGYSLDQFERLLREGKALGDRDIGFMTKLAKGYLSHLTDSEIQAIHSYLKKRADSSREN; the protein is encoded by the coding sequence ATGAAAAAAGCAATGAAAATCGTGCTAATCATTCTTAGCCTAATAATATTAATAGTTGGATATTTTTATTGGAAGGGCTATCAGTTAAAAAAAGGATATGAGGCAAATGAAATTCAATATACCAAGAAACGATTACCAGCAGATATTAACTTTCCGAAATCTATAGACTCTACCCTCATCTCCAGAGGCAAAAGGCTTTCAAACACTTTACACTGCACGTACTGTCACGGTGACCTGCTCCAAGGAAGAGAAACCGAAGAACGTGTAAGTCCTAACCTGACAAAAGTGCGACATCAATACAGCAATGCTGAACTTGTTAAAGCTATTCGGTATGGCATAAACAAAGATGGTGCATTGATTGGTGGAGATATGCCTTCTGCTGAGTCGTACTATCATCTAAATGATACCGACATAAAAGCTATAGTTGCCTATATCAGAAGTCTTCCCAACCTCAGTAATGAAAATATTCCTTCTACTTACGGAAATAAAAATGGAACTAGTATCTTCGATTTAATTCGCGGAGGATATGCTAATGTATTTTTGGGCTGGGAACCGAATGTCGATGAATTTGTCTATTCGTCTCCCCGACCAGCTTATCCCAGTGACGGAATTATGCGCTACGGGCAATATCTAAGCCAGACTCATTGTGCCCGTTGCCACGGGGAAAACTTATCCGGTGAAAATGGATACTGGGAAACAGCTGATTTAGCCGTTGGAGCTGGTTATTCCTTAGATCAATTTGAAAGGTTACTTCGTGAGGGAAAGGCACTTGGAGATCGGGATATTGGGTTTATGACGAAACTCGCCAAGGGATACCTCTCACACCTTACCGATTCGGAAATACAAGCAATCCATTCCTATCTAAAGAAAAGAGCTGATAGTAGTAGGGAAAATTAA